In a single window of the Littorina saxatilis isolate snail1 linkage group LG3, US_GU_Lsax_2.0, whole genome shotgun sequence genome:
- the LOC138961678 gene encoding lambda-crystallin-like isoform X1, which translates to MAEQREKVAVIGSGQIGKSWALLFSSAGFQVCLHDNDSAQLSNVLEDLKGQLMTLTSQGLSRGKLDPEEQLKHVTLTDNLAECVKDAGVIMEAVPEVMEVKKKVFEQVDDVMKDDAILSSSTSSMLPSVLSADLKHRQQFLVMHPVNPPFHVRAVELVPAPWTSGDVMQRSRALMVRLGQAPVVMKKEIEGFVLNRMQFAILGESWRLLKEGVVGVDGINKAVWSGLGPRYAFLGPFQVGHLNGPGIKTYLDKYGPTILRLQSSMGPAGLMGGELAEEVEREMIKEVPLDRLAERRRWREVRIAHLSKLKRDIDLQEKKEIEEGKLEPLP; encoded by the exons ATGGCGGAACAGCGAGAGAAGGTGGCAGTCATTGGAAG CGGCCAGATAGGCAAAAGCTGGGCCCTGCTCTTCTCCAGCGCAGGGTTTCAGGTTTGTCTCCATGACAACGACAGTGCGCAGCTTAGCAACGTCCTTGAAGACCTCAAAGGTCAGCTGATGACCTTGACCTCACAGGGGCTTTCCCGCGGTAAACTTGACCCAGAAGAACAACTGaaacatgtgaccttgaccgaCAACTTAGCTGAATGTGTGAAGGATGCTGGCGTTATAATG GAGGCCGTTCCTGAGGTCATGGAGGTGAAGAAGAAAGTGTTTGAGCAGgttgatgacgtcatgaaagatgACGCCATTTTGTCCAGTTCCACGAGCTCCATGCTACCTTCTGTGCTGTCTGCGGACCTGAAGCACCGCCAGCAGTTTCTTGTAATGCATCCG GTGAACCCTCCCTTTCACGTACGAGCTGTGGAGTTGGTGCCGGCTCCCTGGACTTCCGGTGACGTCATGCAGCGGTCACGTGCCCTGATGGTTCGTCTGGGACAGGCCCCTGTCGTCATGAAGAAAGAGATCGAGGGCTTTGTTCTCAACAGGATGCAGTTCGCCATCCTTGGGGAGAGTTGGCGTCTGCTAAAG GAGGGTGTGGTGGGTGTGGACGGGATCAACAAGGCCGTGTGGTCAGGGCTCGGACCTCGCTACGCCTTCCTCGGACCGTTCCAGGTCGGACACCTCAACGGCCCAG GCATCAAGACGTACCTGGACAAGTACGGCCCCACCATTCTCCGCCTGCAGAGTTCCATGGGCCCGGCAGGCCTGATGGGAGGCGAGCTTGCAGAGGAGGTGGAGAGGGAGATGATCAAAGAGGTACCCCTCGACCGTCTGGCAGAGCGTCGTCGTTGGCGAGAGGTCCGCATCGCCCACCTGTCCAAGCTCAAGCGGGATATCGACCTGCAGGAGAAGAAGGAGATAGAGGAGGGGAAGCTGGAACCTCTTCCTTAA
- the LOC138961678 gene encoding lambda-crystallin-like isoform X2, producing the protein MTLTSQGLSRGKLDPEEQLKHVTLTDNLAECVKDAGVIMEAVPEVMEVKKKVFEQVDDVMKDDAILSSSTSSMLPSVLSADLKHRQQFLVMHPVNPPFHVRAVELVPAPWTSGDVMQRSRALMVRLGQAPVVMKKEIEGFVLNRMQFAILGESWRLLKEGVVGVDGINKAVWSGLGPRYAFLGPFQVGHLNGPGIKTYLDKYGPTILRLQSSMGPAGLMGGELAEEVEREMIKEVPLDRLAERRRWREVRIAHLSKLKRDIDLQEKKEIEEGKLEPLP; encoded by the exons ATGACCTTGACCTCACAGGGGCTTTCCCGCGGTAAACTTGACCCAGAAGAACAACTGaaacatgtgaccttgaccgaCAACTTAGCTGAATGTGTGAAGGATGCTGGCGTTATAATG GAGGCCGTTCCTGAGGTCATGGAGGTGAAGAAGAAAGTGTTTGAGCAGgttgatgacgtcatgaaagatgACGCCATTTTGTCCAGTTCCACGAGCTCCATGCTACCTTCTGTGCTGTCTGCGGACCTGAAGCACCGCCAGCAGTTTCTTGTAATGCATCCG GTGAACCCTCCCTTTCACGTACGAGCTGTGGAGTTGGTGCCGGCTCCCTGGACTTCCGGTGACGTCATGCAGCGGTCACGTGCCCTGATGGTTCGTCTGGGACAGGCCCCTGTCGTCATGAAGAAAGAGATCGAGGGCTTTGTTCTCAACAGGATGCAGTTCGCCATCCTTGGGGAGAGTTGGCGTCTGCTAAAG GAGGGTGTGGTGGGTGTGGACGGGATCAACAAGGCCGTGTGGTCAGGGCTCGGACCTCGCTACGCCTTCCTCGGACCGTTCCAGGTCGGACACCTCAACGGCCCAG GCATCAAGACGTACCTGGACAAGTACGGCCCCACCATTCTCCGCCTGCAGAGTTCCATGGGCCCGGCAGGCCTGATGGGAGGCGAGCTTGCAGAGGAGGTGGAGAGGGAGATGATCAAAGAGGTACCCCTCGACCGTCTGGCAGAGCGTCGTCGTTGGCGAGAGGTCCGCATCGCCCACCTGTCCAAGCTCAAGCGGGATATCGACCTGCAGGAGAAGAAGGAGATAGAGGAGGGGAAGCTGGAACCTCTTCCTTAA